One Paucidesulfovibrio longus DSM 6739 genomic window carries:
- a CDS encoding NUDIX domain-containing protein, which yields MKTARSCPHCGREVEFYRNPLPTVDVVIHVPGRGVVLVERANEPHGWALPGGFVDYGESCEAAALREAREETSLDVILTGLVGVYSDPLRDPRHHTLSVVYAAAAADPSRLKAGDDAAGVRIWPLDDLPSLAFDHARILEDYRRSLPGAAADLNRRHG from the coding sequence ATGAAGACGGCGCGATCCTGCCCGCATTGTGGCCGGGAGGTGGAGTTTTATCGAAATCCGCTTCCGACCGTGGACGTGGTCATCCATGTGCCCGGTCGGGGGGTGGTGCTTGTGGAGCGCGCCAACGAGCCGCACGGCTGGGCCTTGCCCGGCGGTTTCGTGGACTACGGCGAAAGCTGCGAGGCGGCCGCCCTGCGCGAGGCGCGCGAGGAAACGAGTCTGGACGTGATCCTGACGGGTCTTGTGGGAGTCTATTCCGATCCGTTGCGCGACCCGCGCCACCATACCCTCAGCGTTGTCTACGCGGCCGCGGCTGCGGACCCTTCCCGGCTGAAGGCGGGAGACGACGCCGCCGGAGTGCGGATATGGCCCCTGGACGACCTGCCCTCCCTGGCATTCGACCACGCACGCATTCTTGAAGACTACCGCAGGAGCCTGCCCGGCGCCGCTGCGGACCTGAACCGGAGGCATGGGTGA
- a CDS encoding response regulator: MRALIVEDEFLSRKVLRSFLTTAFEVEVVVNGKEALDAFRLAHKEGNPYELILMDIMMPEVDGMEALERIRDMERELDIANPVKVIMTTALDDPKTVIRSFHDGEASGYIVKPVDKDKLYGELEKLGLLAK; the protein is encoded by the coding sequence ATGCGTGCGCTTATCGTCGAAGATGAATTCCTGAGTCGCAAAGTTCTGCGCTCCTTCCTGACCACCGCCTTCGAGGTCGAAGTCGTGGTCAACGGCAAGGAAGCCCTGGATGCCTTTCGCCTGGCCCACAAGGAAGGCAACCCATACGAACTGATCCTCATGGACATCATGATGCCCGAAGTGGACGGCATGGAAGCTCTGGAGCGTATCCGCGACATGGAACGCGAGCTGGACATCGCCAATCCCGTCAAGGTGATCATGACCACGGCCCTCGACGACCCCAAGACCGTCATCCGATCATTCCACGACGGCGAAGCTTCCGGGTACATCGTCAAGCCTGTGGACAAGGACAAGCTCTACGGCGAATTGGAAAAGCTCGGGCTGCTGGCCAAGTAG
- a CDS encoding sirohydrochlorin cobaltochelatase, with protein MNYAILLAAYGSRKPDAQAALSRIRDMVRAEYPGVPCEVAYTSQHVRKMLEEKGESAPGLRSRLEELADKGLRRVAIQSLHVIPGREFHDILSLSNELVLRDESFERIEVGFPLLAGEQDLEHVAKALLTIAERHAPQEGAVLFMGHGSRHPGSEYYDALNELLQEHNPLVFVAPIDGPEILEARDKLARLGIRKAALLPFLFGAGWHALRDLAGDRPESWESLLTEAGLECEVVLLGAAEHPELSKIWLAHLHDAIQRLQRC; from the coding sequence ATGAACTACGCCATTCTTCTCGCCGCATACGGCTCCCGCAAGCCCGACGCCCAGGCCGCCCTGAGCCGCATCCGCGACATGGTCCGCGCCGAGTATCCGGGCGTGCCCTGCGAAGTGGCCTACACTTCGCAGCACGTTCGCAAGATGCTGGAAGAAAAGGGCGAGTCCGCTCCGGGCCTGCGCTCCCGCCTGGAAGAACTCGCGGACAAAGGCTTGCGCCGCGTGGCCATTCAGTCCCTGCACGTCATTCCGGGCCGGGAATTTCACGACATCCTGTCCCTGTCCAACGAGCTGGTCCTGCGCGACGAAAGCTTCGAGCGCATCGAGGTGGGTTTTCCGCTCCTGGCCGGGGAGCAGGATCTGGAGCACGTTGCAAAGGCCCTGCTGACCATCGCGGAACGCCACGCCCCCCAAGAGGGCGCCGTGCTCTTCATGGGCCACGGCAGCCGCCATCCGGGCAGCGAATATTACGACGCCCTCAACGAATTGCTCCAGGAGCACAACCCTCTCGTGTTCGTGGCGCCCATCGACGGTCCCGAAATCCTCGAAGCCCGCGACAAGCTGGCGCGCCTGGGCATCCGCAAGGCCGCCCTGCTTCCCTTTCTGTTCGGCGCGGGCTGGCACGCCCTGCGCGACCTGGCCGGGGACCGGCCGGAATCCTGGGAAAGCCTGCTCACGGAGGCCGGCCTGGAGTGCGAAGTGGTGCTCCTCGGCGCTGCCGAGCATCCGGAATTGTCCAAGATATGGCTCGCGCATCTGCACGACGCAATACAACGCCTGCAACGCTGCTGA
- a CDS encoding Hpt domain-containing protein, with translation MTIDPMVEEFFAEVNDKYYPQVIEGLELLDSGNVAEGIEILARPIHTIKGVAGFMSGFEPASSFTHKVEDFLKALQAEKIECNEGNLALAGRGVTAIFQVLEQIRTEGALNQQEADEILKLLADAAGGKRKELAPSADCFRLVRQDGYSIIRVTCPRLHLEGHRLALGEQLGKIADGEDAVLDLEEVRTMGSSVWQSITGHAARLQLAAAGMRGSCRATFYAWGFDRYFESYSNLEAYLQRQQARRERSA, from the coding sequence ATGACCATCGATCCCATGGTCGAAGAATTTTTTGCGGAAGTGAACGACAAGTACTATCCGCAAGTCATCGAAGGACTTGAACTTCTCGACAGCGGAAACGTCGCGGAAGGCATCGAGATCCTCGCTCGCCCGATCCATACGATCAAGGGCGTGGCCGGATTCATGAGCGGATTCGAGCCGGCCTCCTCCTTCACCCACAAGGTCGAAGACTTTCTCAAGGCTCTCCAGGCGGAAAAGATCGAGTGCAACGAGGGAAACCTCGCCCTGGCAGGACGCGGCGTGACCGCGATCTTCCAGGTTCTGGAGCAAATCCGGACGGAAGGGGCGCTGAACCAGCAGGAAGCCGACGAGATCCTGAAGCTTCTGGCCGACGCGGCCGGAGGCAAGCGCAAGGAGCTCGCCCCCAGCGCGGACTGCTTCAGGCTCGTTCGCCAAGACGGATACTCCATCATCCGCGTGACCTGCCCCCGGCTGCACCTGGAGGGACATCGCCTGGCCCTCGGAGAGCAACTGGGCAAGATCGCCGACGGAGAGGACGCCGTTCTCGATCTGGAAGAGGTACGCACCATGGGCTCCTCGGTCTGGCAGAGCATCACGGGCCACGCCGCCCGGCTTCAGCTCGCAGCGGCGGGCATGCGCGGATCCTGCCGCGCCACCTTTTACGCCTGGGGCTTCGACAGGTATTTCGAAAGCTACTCCAACCTCGAGGCCTATCTGCAACGGCAGCAGGCACGCCGGGAGCGCAGCGCATGA
- a CDS encoding L-threonylcarbamoyladenylate synthase: MRSVLQTLRDGGVVIYPTETLYALGCHGLSRDSALRVLRIKQRPEAKPLPLIIGAPDMLELVAEVVPDCVRALAEAFWPGPLSILVRACAEVPRPIRDSLGFVSVRCTPHPLAAALSRELHAPLVATSANFSGCPAAGRPEELDPDLIARADAALLAQPYPEGGAPSTLVMPHPDGRIQVLRHGAVPLSALHAQGFAFLDD; encoded by the coding sequence ATGCGAAGCGTACTTCAGACCCTGCGCGACGGCGGAGTGGTCATCTACCCTACGGAAACCCTCTACGCCCTCGGCTGCCACGGGCTTTCCAGGGATTCGGCGCTGCGGGTGCTGCGCATCAAGCAGCGGCCCGAAGCCAAACCCCTGCCCCTGATCATCGGGGCCCCGGACATGCTCGAACTGGTGGCCGAGGTCGTTCCCGACTGCGTCCGCGCATTGGCCGAAGCCTTCTGGCCCGGCCCGCTCTCCATTCTGGTCCGCGCCTGCGCCGAAGTGCCCAGGCCCATCCGCGACTCCCTCGGCTTCGTCTCGGTCCGCTGCACGCCGCATCCGCTGGCGGCGGCGCTCTCTCGCGAGCTGCATGCCCCGCTGGTGGCCACCAGCGCGAATTTCAGCGGGTGTCCCGCTGCGGGGAGGCCCGAAGAACTCGATCCGGACCTGATCGCCCGCGCGGACGCCGCGCTTCTGGCGCAGCCCTATCCCGAAGGGGGCGCTCCTTCCACCCTGGTCATGCCCCACCCGGACGGGCGCATTCAGGTTCTTCGTCACGGCGCAGTGCCGCTGTCCGCTCTTCATGCGCAAGGCTTCGCGTTTCTTGACGACTGA
- a CDS encoding sensor histidine kinase, producing MKPMPVPNILVIEDSKSVQAELVRRIEKDLRFNAQAVGTLAAARTALAEGEWFLAIVDLALPDSDDGAVVDAVLEHGLPCLVFTSDITQETRQRILAKSVTDYVVKNRHAVDNLVTAVGRLHRIRGRKALVVDDSRSMRRYLKNLLSLHLLDVVTVESGEQALALLQEDPHFLLAVVDYELDGMDGVELTVKIRARRELKDLGIIGISSFSGEPLSVRFIKNGANDFLRKPFEREEFQARMFQLVDTVERQRRLRELDEIKNRLLGMAAHDLRNPINAVNGFAGILLQTAKSALDENQQKMLEYIQLAGWQMNALVSDLLDISVIESGRLELCCQQEDIASLMVERVDMAQLMAGDKNIEIRIDRNEALSANVDRRRIGQVIDNLLTNAIKFSSPDTLVSVESWSEDENVCFQVRDQGPGIPSTERDKLFVSFQKLTNRPTAGEVSTGLGLAIVKKIVEAHQGRVQVESERGKGTCFRVCLPLQSHC from the coding sequence ATGAAACCAATGCCGGTTCCCAACATCCTTGTCATCGAGGACAGCAAGTCCGTTCAGGCGGAATTGGTGCGGCGCATTGAAAAGGATCTCCGGTTCAATGCCCAGGCCGTGGGCACCCTGGCCGCGGCGCGCACCGCCCTCGCGGAAGGCGAATGGTTTCTCGCCATCGTCGATCTGGCGCTGCCGGATTCGGACGACGGAGCAGTGGTGGACGCCGTGCTGGAGCACGGCCTGCCCTGTCTCGTGTTCACCTCGGACATCACCCAGGAAACCCGGCAGCGCATTCTGGCCAAGAGCGTGACCGACTACGTGGTCAAGAACCGTCACGCCGTGGACAATCTCGTGACCGCGGTGGGGCGGCTGCACCGCATTCGCGGACGCAAGGCCCTGGTGGTGGACGATTCCCGCTCCATGCGGCGCTATCTCAAAAACCTTCTTTCCCTGCATCTTCTGGACGTGGTCACCGTGGAATCGGGCGAGCAGGCTCTGGCCTTGCTCCAGGAGGATCCCCATTTCCTGCTGGCCGTGGTGGACTACGAGCTGGATGGCATGGACGGCGTGGAGCTGACCGTCAAGATCCGCGCCCGCAGGGAACTCAAGGATCTGGGGATCATCGGCATTTCTTCCTTCAGCGGCGAGCCGCTTTCAGTGCGGTTCATCAAGAACGGCGCCAATGATTTTCTTCGCAAGCCCTTCGAGCGGGAGGAATTCCAGGCCCGCATGTTCCAGCTGGTGGACACGGTGGAGCGGCAGCGACGCCTGCGGGAACTGGACGAAATCAAGAACCGCCTGCTCGGCATGGCCGCCCATGATCTGCGCAACCCCATCAACGCCGTGAACGGCTTCGCCGGCATCCTGCTCCAGACCGCCAAGAGCGCCCTGGACGAGAACCAGCAGAAAATGCTCGAATACATCCAGCTGGCCGGCTGGCAGATGAACGCCCTGGTCAGCGATCTTCTCGATATATCGGTCATCGAGAGCGGCAGGCTGGAGCTCTGCTGCCAGCAGGAGGACATCGCCTCGCTGATGGTCGAGCGCGTGGACATGGCCCAGCTGATGGCCGGGGACAAGAACATCGAGATCCGCATCGACCGCAACGAGGCCTTGTCCGCCAATGTGGACCGCCGCCGCATCGGACAGGTCATCGACAACCTGCTGACCAACGCCATCAAGTTTTCTTCCCCCGACACCCTGGTGAGCGTGGAGTCCTGGAGCGAGGACGAAAACGTCTGCTTCCAGGTTCGCGACCAGGGCCCGGGAATTCCCTCGACAGAACGCGACAAGCTTTTCGTCTCCTTCCAGAAGCTGACGAACCGGCCCACGGCGGGCGAGGTCAGCACCGGCTTGGGGCTGGCCATCGTCAAGAAGATCGTGGAGGCGCACCAGGGCCGGGTGCAGGTGGAAAGCGAGCGCGGCAAGGGAACCTGCTTTCGTGTTTGTCTGCCGCTGCAATCCCACTGCTGA
- a CDS encoding chemotaxis protein CheA, whose translation MIESIQKCIEGFERSILDSEQNGGAGIKDVLDSLGLSHVKLPSAQVIALMDMLADGITPVSADITTALLGICEGYKKLLFAMSGLLEEGAMNALQVQTEPPQEAIAPKPVAAEPEADELGEALPDQPESEGQTQQQAAAQAIKASSISSIRVDTERLDRIIELVGKLMVTYAVISQAGGTGASQTASSLRELDIIITNLQTEVNAVRLVPLKQIFVPMHRLVNSLAQKMGKKISFEILGDSLALDKTIVESLNEPLVHLLRNAVDHGLEMPEEREAAGKPPTGSVRLSAARRGENAYIEIRDDGRGLNPERIRSKALEKGLLTGDEELSESEIFRLILTSGFSTAEKVTDVSGRGVGMDAVLNVIRNTLDGEIDIASEYGRGSTFTLEIPLSRSANEGIVEALVCRLGKELFIIPSQDVVEIYLPRKRDMVDLPDGRQTVDVRGEVHTLLRLGDYLDIATDIEDMTRAQAVVVRVGELKTAILVDEVLRQQQVVITKFTLPVGEIFSLPILGFGMMGESDALVVDVEALLRSFCLEPAAT comes from the coding sequence ATGATCGAGAGCATCCAGAAATGCATCGAGGGATTCGAGCGCAGCATCCTGGATTCGGAGCAGAACGGCGGCGCAGGCATCAAGGACGTCCTGGACAGCCTTGGCCTCTCCCATGTGAAGCTGCCCTCCGCGCAGGTCATCGCCCTGATGGACATGCTCGCGGACGGCATCACTCCGGTCAGCGCCGACATCACCACGGCCCTGCTGGGCATCTGCGAGGGGTACAAGAAGCTGCTCTTCGCCATGTCCGGCCTTCTGGAAGAAGGGGCCATGAACGCCCTCCAGGTCCAGACGGAACCGCCGCAAGAGGCGATAGCCCCCAAACCCGTGGCCGCCGAACCCGAAGCGGACGAACTCGGCGAAGCCTTGCCCGATCAACCGGAATCCGAGGGCCAGACGCAGCAGCAGGCCGCGGCCCAGGCCATCAAGGCTTCGAGCATTTCCTCCATCCGCGTGGACACCGAGCGCCTGGACAGGATCATCGAGCTGGTCGGCAAGCTGATGGTCACCTACGCGGTCATCTCCCAGGCGGGGGGAACCGGGGCCAGCCAAACCGCCAGCAGCTTGCGCGAGCTGGACATCATCATCACCAACCTGCAAACCGAGGTCAACGCGGTCCGCCTCGTGCCGCTGAAGCAGATTTTCGTGCCCATGCACCGCCTCGTGAACAGCCTGGCCCAGAAAATGGGCAAGAAGATCAGCTTCGAGATCCTGGGCGACAGCCTGGCCCTGGACAAGACCATCGTGGAGAGCCTCAACGAACCCCTGGTGCATCTGCTGCGCAACGCCGTGGACCACGGCCTCGAAATGCCGGAGGAACGGGAGGCCGCCGGAAAGCCGCCTACCGGATCAGTCCGGCTCTCGGCCGCGCGCAGAGGGGAGAACGCCTACATCGAAATCCGCGACGACGGACGCGGCCTGAACCCGGAGCGCATCCGCTCCAAGGCCCTGGAAAAGGGGCTGCTCACCGGGGACGAGGAACTCAGCGAATCCGAAATCTTCCGACTCATCCTGACCTCCGGCTTCAGCACCGCGGAAAAGGTCACGGACGTGTCCGGTCGCGGCGTGGGCATGGACGCCGTGCTCAACGTCATCCGCAACACCCTGGACGGCGAGATCGACATCGCCAGCGAATACGGGCGGGGTTCGACCTTCACCCTGGAAATTCCCCTTTCCCGCTCGGCCAACGAGGGAATCGTGGAAGCGCTGGTCTGCCGCCTGGGCAAGGAACTGTTCATCATCCCCAGCCAGGACGTGGTCGAGATCTACCTGCCGCGCAAGCGCGACATGGTCGATCTGCCGGACGGCAGGCAGACCGTGGACGTGCGGGGCGAGGTGCACACCCTGCTCCGGCTGGGCGATTACCTTGACATCGCGACGGATATCGAGGACATGACCCGTGCCCAGGCCGTGGTCGTCCGCGTCGGCGAGCTCAAGACCGCCATTCTCGTGGACGAGGTTCTGCGCCAGCAGCAGGTGGTCATCACCAAATTCACGCTGCCCGTGGGCGAAATCTTCTCCCTGCCCATCCTCGGCTTCGGCATGATGGGCGAATCCGACGCCCTCGTGGTCGATGTGGAAGCGCTTTTGCGCTCCTTCTGCCTGGAACCCGCCGCGACCTGA
- a CDS encoding glycosyltransferase family 2 protein: protein MSASPIHCDPDFGESVLQTLRPAAPTWPLGIEEDRTALAFGHGMLRMGVERAPALLPAARELLLWNWQRRPLSLDALTPLLEAGRTQPFTPPLPRFLRKLHAALARPLDSEPLRAAMDAGEQALALKHLLLRVRQPGEGIFWLAASWDWLLRLGREDLPPSLLDAADVEPDLLPLKNRLRAEWALHYLPPKQALAHAQALSPELWSPFSDYLRAELPLRMDERAEGIRLLAGVWRRLPWHPQLTLKLSNLLEPPVPASDEDYSDTCVLVYSWNKAELLEQTLRSLAASDLRRALVVALDNGSSDATAETVRRCRSLFAPGRFLDVRLPVNVGAPAARNWLLSLPEVRACRRAAFLDDDVLLPADWLVRLGRAMDESGADVAGCRIISASAPACIQSADYHLLPPGQCPSTFQEREDNILIFDNCANALDLGLFSYRRPALSVSGCCHLLSMEGVRRAGDFDIRFSPTQFDDLERDLRVGLNGMKVVYEGRLAVRHVQHSSLAKAQTLAGIGHVFGNRIKLEGKYGREEIKALGDRHRETLWTDLLARRKALLQGLPPQTCEE, encoded by the coding sequence ATGTCCGCATCCCCTATACATTGCGATCCCGACTTCGGAGAATCCGTGCTCCAGACCCTGCGGCCCGCCGCGCCGACATGGCCCCTGGGCATCGAAGAGGACCGCACCGCCCTGGCTTTTGGGCACGGCATGTTGCGCATGGGCGTCGAACGCGCTCCCGCGCTGCTTCCGGCGGCGCGGGAGCTGCTGCTCTGGAATTGGCAGCGCCGCCCGCTGAGCCTCGACGCCCTGACGCCCCTACTCGAAGCGGGCCGGACGCAACCCTTCACCCCGCCGCTGCCCCGCTTCCTGCGAAAGCTGCACGCGGCCCTGGCCCGCCCGCTGGACAGCGAACCGCTCCGCGCGGCCATGGACGCCGGGGAACAGGCCTTGGCGCTCAAGCACCTGCTGCTGCGCGTGCGCCAGCCCGGCGAAGGAATCTTCTGGCTCGCGGCCTCCTGGGACTGGCTGCTGCGTCTTGGGCGGGAGGATCTTCCCCCCTCGCTTCTGGACGCCGCGGACGTGGAGCCCGACCTGCTTCCGCTCAAGAACCGGCTCCGGGCCGAGTGGGCGCTGCACTACCTGCCCCCGAAGCAGGCCCTGGCCCACGCGCAGGCGCTGAGCCCGGAACTCTGGTCCCCCTTCTCCGACTATCTCCGCGCGGAGCTTCCCCTGCGCATGGATGAACGGGCCGAAGGAATCCGGCTGCTCGCCGGCGTCTGGCGACGGCTGCCCTGGCATCCCCAGCTGACCCTGAAGCTCTCCAATCTGCTCGAACCGCCCGTTCCGGCCTCGGACGAGGATTATTCCGACACCTGCGTCCTGGTCTATTCATGGAACAAGGCCGAACTGCTGGAGCAGACCCTGCGCAGCCTCGCGGCCAGCGACCTGCGCCGCGCCCTGGTCGTGGCCCTGGACAACGGCTCCTCCGACGCCACTGCGGAAACGGTGCGCCGCTGCCGTTCGCTGTTCGCTCCGGGCCGTTTCCTGGACGTGCGCCTGCCCGTGAACGTGGGCGCGCCCGCCGCGCGGAACTGGCTGCTCTCCCTGCCGGAAGTCCGCGCCTGCCGCAGGGCCGCCTTTCTGGACGACGACGTGCTCCTGCCCGCGGACTGGCTGGTGCGTCTCGGCAGGGCCATGGATGAAAGCGGCGCGGACGTGGCCGGGTGCAGAATCATTTCGGCCTCGGCGCCCGCCTGCATCCAGTCCGCGGACTACCACCTGCTCCCTCCCGGCCAGTGTCCGTCCACCTTCCAGGAACGCGAAGACAACATCCTGATCTTCGACAATTGCGCCAACGCCCTGGACCTGGGGCTTTTCAGCTACCGTCGCCCGGCGCTTTCCGTGTCCGGCTGCTGCCACCTGCTGAGCATGGAGGGGGTGCGCCGGGCCGGAGACTTCGACATCCGCTTCTCTCCGACCCAGTTCGACGACCTGGAACGCGACCTGCGCGTTGGGCTGAACGGCATGAAGGTGGTCTACGAAGGGCGACTGGCCGTGCGGCACGTCCAGCACTCCAGCCTGGCCAAGGCCCAGACCCTGGCGGGCATAGGCCACGTCTTCGGCAACCGCATCAAGCTGGAGGGGAAGTACGGGCGCGAGGAGATCAAGGCGCTCGGCGACAGGCACCGGGAAACGCTCTGGACCGATCTGCTCGCCCGGCGCAAGGCCCTGCTTCAGGGGCTGCCGCCGCAAACCTGCGAAGAATGA
- a CDS encoding TrmH family RNA methyltransferase produces the protein MPREITPQRLERIRDVLRLRQKDLTLIMDNIWDPHNVSAVLRSCDAFGVLGVHLYYTTAKWPDIGKKSSASALKWVDRTRHDSAAEMIGGLRSQGYQILRTGFSETAHELAECDFTRPTAVILSNEHRGTSPELAELVPDEIYIPMRGMIQSFNVSVAAALILYEASSQRDANSMYDIPSLSDEELLEYEALWRER, from the coding sequence ATGCCACGAGAGATTACTCCCCAGCGGCTGGAGCGCATCCGCGACGTGTTGCGGCTCCGCCAAAAAGATCTGACCCTGATTATGGATAACATCTGGGATCCGCACAATGTTTCCGCTGTGCTGCGCAGTTGCGACGCCTTCGGCGTGCTCGGCGTTCATCTATATTATACGACTGCAAAGTGGCCCGATATCGGCAAAAAGTCTTCGGCATCGGCGCTCAAATGGGTCGACCGCACGCGCCACGACAGCGCGGCGGAAATGATAGGCGGGCTTCGTTCGCAGGGCTATCAGATTTTGCGGACGGGCTTCTCCGAGACGGCGCACGAACTCGCGGAATGCGATTTCACGCGGCCCACGGCGGTGATCCTTTCCAACGAGCATCGCGGCACCTCTCCGGAGCTTGCCGAACTCGTGCCCGACGAGATCTATATCCCCATGCGCGGCATGATCCAGAGCTTCAACGTATCCGTCGCCGCCGCCTTGATCCTCTACGAGGCGTCCAGCCAGCGCGACGCCAACTCCATGTACGACATCCCCTCCCTCAGCGATGAGGAACTCCTGGAATACGAGGCGCTCTGGCGCGAGCGCTAG